Proteins encoded within one genomic window of Granulicella pectinivorans:
- a CDS encoding glycoside hydrolase family 2 protein, producing the protein MPMNRRSFTLGSAATMAAFATWPQSGSAEVKRSSAIRSDAVALSDGWSLHREGATPQSPIRLPHCVAALSWHAWQAESWQHVWSYSKSFTIPASFQGKRLFLSCERAMSRTKVIFNGHAFPVHEGGFLPFEVDVTEWQRAGDNELILEVDARWIDVPPAGSPKGPSAVDYYLPGGISGCVQLRAIPRIAIRNLIASPVDVLASHPKINIAFDLDADVEQELEIVATLLDGTRVVTRQSLKTAAIPGKAPVEMVLDELTGIVLWDVDNPKLYRVQIAIFHGQQQVDTQSLRIGFRDAQFKLDGFYLNGRKLRLFGLNRHELFPYVGFAASERAMRFDAHSLRHSLNCNIVRCSHYPQSTAFLDACDELGLLVWEEIPGWQYIGDQSWQDIAVHNTEEMIRRDRHHPSIVIWGTRINESANDPALYTRTREAAKRLDPGRQTSGSMTPASRKDWQQHWHEDVFAFDDYHAEPDGSVGIDPALDGVPYMIAEAVGQYAYGTAKNFLRRYRRVGKPEDQRAQALLHAQAHNRAAKDPRNAGVIAWCAFDYASPMNAYNGVKCPGVVDTFRIPKLGAAFYLSQVSPSIRPVIEPSFYWDATSQSGDDKPVIFSNCEQLNLFLDDQFAGSFHPDREGYLHLAYPPFILDLPWTSAASSTLRIEGLIHGKVVMTRSMAGRRNEDRLWLKADDAVLIANGSDSTRVSFGVEDPFGNTRPSAPGSITVQLSGAASLIGDSVFDLRETGAVGAIWVRSLPTSTGNVVVHIRHPYYGEKSLQVRTVRRTTAS; encoded by the coding sequence ATGCCCATGAATAGACGCTCCTTTACGCTAGGCAGTGCGGCCACGATGGCGGCTTTTGCAACATGGCCGCAGTCCGGCAGCGCAGAGGTCAAGCGCTCTTCCGCGATCCGATCGGACGCAGTCGCTCTGAGTGACGGATGGTCGCTTCATCGCGAGGGAGCCACACCCCAGAGCCCCATCAGGCTTCCTCATTGCGTCGCAGCCCTCTCCTGGCACGCGTGGCAGGCGGAGTCCTGGCAGCACGTCTGGAGCTACAGCAAGAGCTTTACCATCCCGGCGAGCTTTCAAGGCAAACGCCTCTTCCTTTCCTGTGAACGCGCCATGTCGAGGACGAAGGTGATCTTCAATGGCCACGCATTTCCTGTGCATGAAGGCGGCTTCCTTCCCTTCGAGGTTGATGTGACGGAGTGGCAGCGCGCAGGTGACAACGAGCTTATCCTCGAGGTGGACGCGCGCTGGATCGATGTTCCTCCGGCGGGCTCCCCCAAGGGGCCTTCGGCGGTGGACTACTACCTCCCCGGCGGCATTTCGGGCTGTGTGCAACTGCGTGCCATTCCCAGAATCGCGATTCGTAACCTGATAGCTTCTCCAGTTGATGTACTCGCATCCCACCCCAAGATCAACATCGCGTTCGACCTCGATGCGGATGTCGAGCAAGAGCTAGAGATCGTTGCGACACTCCTCGACGGGACCCGTGTCGTCACTAGACAGTCGTTGAAAACAGCGGCCATCCCCGGCAAGGCTCCTGTCGAAATGGTGTTGGACGAGCTCACCGGTATCGTTCTTTGGGATGTCGACAACCCGAAACTGTATCGTGTGCAGATTGCGATCTTTCATGGTCAGCAGCAGGTCGATACCCAGTCTTTGCGCATCGGCTTTCGGGATGCTCAATTCAAGCTGGATGGCTTCTATCTGAATGGACGCAAGCTCAGGCTCTTCGGTCTGAATCGCCATGAACTCTTCCCCTATGTGGGCTTCGCAGCATCCGAACGCGCGATGCGTTTCGATGCGCACTCCCTGCGTCACAGCTTGAACTGCAATATCGTGCGGTGTTCTCACTATCCGCAGTCGACAGCCTTCTTGGATGCATGCGATGAGCTTGGCCTGCTCGTATGGGAAGAGATTCCAGGATGGCAATATATCGGCGACCAAAGTTGGCAGGACATCGCGGTACACAACACGGAGGAGATGATTCGCCGCGATCGGCATCATCCATCGATCGTCATCTGGGGCACACGCATCAACGAGTCCGCGAACGACCCTGCGCTGTACACGCGTACCCGCGAGGCGGCAAAGAGACTCGATCCGGGACGTCAGACATCAGGCAGCATGACGCCTGCGTCGCGAAAGGATTGGCAGCAACATTGGCATGAAGATGTCTTTGCCTTCGATGACTATCACGCGGAGCCGGACGGCAGCGTGGGGATCGACCCGGCTCTCGACGGCGTGCCCTACATGATCGCCGAAGCGGTTGGCCAGTATGCCTATGGCACCGCGAAAAACTTCTTGCGCAGGTATCGTCGTGTGGGCAAACCCGAGGACCAGCGTGCGCAGGCTTTGCTGCACGCCCAGGCGCACAACCGGGCCGCTAAGGATCCTCGGAATGCCGGTGTCATTGCGTGGTGCGCCTTCGATTATGCGAGCCCGATGAATGCGTACAACGGGGTGAAGTGTCCTGGTGTCGTCGACACCTTCCGGATACCCAAGCTTGGTGCCGCGTTCTATCTCTCCCAGGTCAGCCCATCCATCAGACCCGTGATTGAGCCGAGCTTCTACTGGGATGCCACGTCACAAAGCGGTGACGATAAACCGGTGATCTTCTCAAACTGCGAACAGTTGAACCTGTTTCTCGACGATCAGTTTGCGGGTTCCTTTCATCCGGACCGGGAGGGCTACCTTCATCTCGCGTATCCACCGTTCATCCTCGACCTGCCATGGACAAGCGCCGCATCGTCCACCCTTCGTATCGAGGGGCTCATCCACGGCAAAGTTGTCATGACTCGCAGCATGGCAGGCCGGCGTAACGAAGATCGGCTTTGGCTGAAGGCCGATGACGCCGTGCTGATCGCCAATGGATCCGATTCGACGCGTGTCTCCTTTGGAGTAGAAGATCCCTTCGGCAACACGCGCCCGTCGGCCCCAGGGAGCATTACGGTGCAACTCTCCGGCGCAGCCAGTCTTATCGGAGACAGCGTCTTCGACCTTCGTGAGACAGGTGCCGTAGGCGCGATCTGGGTGCGTAGCCTACCTACAAGTACGGGCAATGTAGTCGTCCATATACGCCATCCATACTACGGAGAAAAGTCCCTCCAGGTCCGCACGGTGCGCCGAACGACAGCGTCGTAA
- a CDS encoding Gfo/Idh/MocA family protein, with translation MNRREFLQAAATVSASTMTARSYSQIVGANNKVGLGIVGVGRRGRIVGAAFLKDKRLRLAAIADTYEATRLRVAAQLPPEIGEPATYNAHQDLLAHKNVDAVLIAAPDHLHVPIAHDALAAGKHVYLEKPTLHRWHERDTLVASAHKAQRVLQCGMQQRSGAHYQQVKEEYFDGGKLGDVVQVRAVWHDFPWQRREIPDAPKPAGLDWERFLGGAPKVPYETVRYDSWRYFHEYGNGLLADILTHWADVAQWFQNDSTPLSAYATGGIYKLHDQRNNPDTVSAVVKYANWNLNFESSVLPLRDERPSVVFEGTKGLLDIARDGYIFTPYQGQPVRVDSRNDLELAHTKNFLDAITTGAKPNAPLEAGIQASIPVLLAVQSYWTKLPATSLDKSS, from the coding sequence ATGAATCGTCGAGAGTTTCTGCAAGCCGCTGCAACTGTCTCAGCAAGCACCATGACCGCGCGATCGTACTCTCAGATTGTGGGCGCGAACAACAAGGTAGGGCTTGGCATCGTGGGCGTTGGTCGCCGAGGCCGCATCGTGGGTGCAGCGTTCCTAAAGGACAAGCGGCTGCGGCTCGCGGCCATCGCCGACACCTATGAGGCAACCCGCCTTCGCGTCGCAGCGCAGTTGCCGCCCGAGATCGGAGAGCCGGCAACCTACAACGCGCATCAGGACCTGCTCGCTCACAAGAATGTCGACGCCGTTCTCATCGCCGCACCCGATCACCTCCACGTACCAATCGCACATGATGCACTCGCTGCCGGCAAGCACGTCTACCTGGAGAAGCCGACCCTGCATCGCTGGCATGAACGAGACACGCTGGTCGCCTCCGCGCACAAGGCGCAGCGCGTACTGCAATGCGGCATGCAGCAGAGGAGCGGCGCCCACTATCAGCAGGTGAAGGAAGAATATTTCGACGGTGGCAAGCTCGGCGATGTCGTGCAGGTTCGTGCAGTCTGGCATGACTTCCCATGGCAGCGCCGTGAGATTCCAGATGCGCCGAAGCCTGCCGGGCTGGACTGGGAGCGCTTTCTTGGTGGTGCTCCCAAGGTCCCTTATGAGACCGTCCGTTACGATTCGTGGCGCTACTTCCACGAGTACGGCAACGGCCTGCTGGCCGACATCCTCACGCACTGGGCCGACGTCGCGCAGTGGTTTCAGAACGACTCCACGCCGCTCTCCGCATACGCGACCGGAGGGATCTACAAGCTGCATGATCAGCGCAACAACCCCGACACAGTCAGCGCGGTGGTGAAGTACGCGAATTGGAACCTCAACTTCGAGAGCTCTGTCCTTCCTCTTCGCGACGAACGCCCTTCGGTGGTCTTCGAGGGGACAAAAGGCTTGCTCGATATCGCGCGTGATGGCTACATCTTCACGCCCTATCAGGGCCAGCCCGTGCGTGTCGATTCCAGAAACGATCTGGAGTTGGCGCACACAAAGAACTTCCTCGACGCCATCACGACAGGCGCGAAACCGAACGCACCACTTGAGGCGGGCATCCAGGCATCCATACCGGTCCTTCTGGCGGTGCAGTCATATTGGACCAAACTCCCTGCAACATCACTCGATAAAAGCTCATAG
- a CDS encoding sugar phosphate isomerase/epimerase family protein — protein sequence MHSLSRRGVLRSLASVGFSALAAHASNLTKVALPAESNAIRLAAQTNAFPIDPRNFDSFLAALGDLKSVGYAGFETGFINLRSQAKSTAEARTRIEAKGLVFTGVHIFLPEYDPQTSIAPQALYESVARLGAELGAQRLILSGSPAVTPDEIKRKADALNRAGQFAKSQGLILAYHNHWPEYKYDGREILQVYADTDPASVSFLLDAGHAYRTGFDIPRFVYEHAARLTGIHFRDFREGKQVPLGQGTFPLRQVASSLERAKWSGWVINEEEREDGTKSGLVVLQPAYTALKGAFGA from the coding sequence ATGCATTCTCTTTCGCGACGCGGCGTTCTCCGCTCGCTTGCCAGCGTAGGTTTCTCTGCGCTTGCCGCTCATGCAAGCAATCTCACGAAGGTCGCTCTCCCTGCTGAATCGAATGCGATCCGTCTCGCCGCGCAGACGAATGCCTTCCCCATCGATCCACGCAACTTCGATAGCTTCCTTGCAGCACTCGGTGACCTGAAAAGCGTCGGGTATGCGGGGTTCGAAACGGGATTCATCAACCTTCGCAGCCAGGCGAAGTCCACTGCAGAGGCGCGCACGCGGATCGAAGCGAAGGGGCTGGTGTTCACAGGCGTCCATATCTTCCTGCCCGAATACGATCCCCAGACGAGCATCGCGCCGCAGGCGCTCTACGAGTCGGTCGCGAGACTCGGTGCGGAGCTTGGAGCGCAGCGTCTGATCCTCAGCGGATCACCGGCTGTCACGCCCGACGAGATCAAGCGGAAGGCCGATGCGCTCAATCGTGCAGGGCAGTTCGCGAAGTCGCAGGGACTCATTCTCGCGTATCACAATCACTGGCCGGAGTATAAATACGATGGCCGCGAGATCCTGCAAGTCTACGCAGATACCGATCCCGCGTCCGTGTCATTCCTGCTCGACGCAGGACATGCCTATCGAACGGGCTTCGACATTCCCCGATTTGTATACGAACATGCTGCGCGCCTCACAGGCATTCACTTCCGCGACTTCCGTGAAGGCAAACAGGTCCCACTGGGCCAGGGCACATTCCCCCTTCGCCAGGTAGCATCATCTCTCGAACGAGCGAAGTGGTCGGGATGGGTCATCAACGAAGAGGAGCGAGAAGACGGCACCAAGTCTGGTCTTGTCGTTCTGCAACCTGCGTATACCGCTCTGAAAGGAGCCTTCGGAGCATGA